In Dromaius novaehollandiae isolate bDroNov1 chromosome 4, bDroNov1.hap1, whole genome shotgun sequence, a single genomic region encodes these proteins:
- the RASSF6 gene encoding ras association domain-containing protein 6 isoform X2, with protein sequence MKKVTMKAQHLPSVSISEEKSISREQLSSLLRTYNSYYSDQENLQLSYNQPEGSKPFIEGILSIFWGIRHPIRLKIQDEKQIPSFVTLKSTENVGLFASKRGMTRWGEFDNLHHISGETLKSAEEKSNLEKSYSCYESNTLKSKSEQEHDSATLPRTLSDAAAVRKRTKFPMIARTEVETHRFSINGHFYNYETSVFTPAFGSETKIRINSRMRTREVIEQLLRKFKIENSPHEFALYIIHASGEKKQLRGGDVPLLHRLLQGPSEKIAQFFLMDRDAEEVSSDVAQYIQFHLPFLESILHRLNEEEEQEIQQTIAKYLKEKSMICQHLHSRTVKKTETTV encoded by the exons agagcagCTCAGTTCTCTGCTGAGGACATATAACTCTTATTATTCTGATCAAGAAAACCTGCAGCTGTCATATAATCAG ccagAAGGCAGCAAACCATTTATTGAAGGAATCTTGTCAATATTTTGGGGAATCCGACACCCTATCCGATTAAAAATTCAGGATGAGAAACAGATACCTTCTTTTGTTACCCTTAAATCAACAGAGAATGTGGGTTTGTTTGCCAGTAAAAG GGGAATGACACGCTGGGGAGAATTTGATAATCTACATCATATTAGTGGGGAGACATTgaaatctgcagaagaaaagtcaAACCTGGAGAAAA GTTATTCATGTTATGAAAGCAACACTCTGAAGTCCAAGAGCGAGCAGGAACATGACTCTGCTACCCTGCCCAGAACCCTAAGCGATGCTGCAGCGGTGAGGAAGAGGACCAAGTTCCCCATGATAGCAAGAACAGAAGTGGAAACTCACAGGTTTTCTATTAATGGCCATTTCTACAACTACGAG ACATCGGTTTTCACTCCAGCTTTTGGATCAGAAACCAAAATAAGAATAAACAGCCGTATGAGAACAAGAGAAGTAATAGAGCAATTGCTTCGAAAGTTTAAG ATAGAAAACAGTCCACATGAATTTGCACTTTATATTATCCATGCATCAGGAG AAAAGAAACAGCTGAGGGGTGGAGACGTTCCCTTACTGCACAGACTCTTACAGGGGCCTTCAGAGAAGATTGCCCAATTTTTTCTCATGGACAGGGACGCAGAGGAGGTTAGCAGTGAT GTTGCTCAATATATCCAGTTTCATCTTCCCTTTTTGGAGTCAATTCTGCATAGACTGAAtgaagaagaagaacaggagaTTCAACAGACAATTGCAAA ATATCTTAAAGAGAAGAGTATGATATGCCAGCACCTTCATAGTCGAACTGTTAAAAAAACAGAGACTACTGTTTGA
- the RASSF6 gene encoding ras association domain-containing protein 6 isoform X1, with amino-acid sequence MPLPGLGERCVKRLLCFSLFDPAYREQLSSLLRTYNSYYSDQENLQLSYNQPEGSKPFIEGILSIFWGIRHPIRLKIQDEKQIPSFVTLKSTENVGLFASKRGMTRWGEFDNLHHISGETLKSAEEKSNLEKSYSCYESNTLKSKSEQEHDSATLPRTLSDAAAVRKRTKFPMIARTEVETHRFSINGHFYNYETSVFTPAFGSETKIRINSRMRTREVIEQLLRKFKIENSPHEFALYIIHASGEKKQLRGGDVPLLHRLLQGPSEKIAQFFLMDRDAEEVSSDVAQYIQFHLPFLESILHRLNEEEEQEIQQTIAKYLKEKSMICQHLHSRTVKKTETTV; translated from the exons agagcagCTCAGTTCTCTGCTGAGGACATATAACTCTTATTATTCTGATCAAGAAAACCTGCAGCTGTCATATAATCAG ccagAAGGCAGCAAACCATTTATTGAAGGAATCTTGTCAATATTTTGGGGAATCCGACACCCTATCCGATTAAAAATTCAGGATGAGAAACAGATACCTTCTTTTGTTACCCTTAAATCAACAGAGAATGTGGGTTTGTTTGCCAGTAAAAG GGGAATGACACGCTGGGGAGAATTTGATAATCTACATCATATTAGTGGGGAGACATTgaaatctgcagaagaaaagtcaAACCTGGAGAAAA GTTATTCATGTTATGAAAGCAACACTCTGAAGTCCAAGAGCGAGCAGGAACATGACTCTGCTACCCTGCCCAGAACCCTAAGCGATGCTGCAGCGGTGAGGAAGAGGACCAAGTTCCCCATGATAGCAAGAACAGAAGTGGAAACTCACAGGTTTTCTATTAATGGCCATTTCTACAACTACGAG ACATCGGTTTTCACTCCAGCTTTTGGATCAGAAACCAAAATAAGAATAAACAGCCGTATGAGAACAAGAGAAGTAATAGAGCAATTGCTTCGAAAGTTTAAG ATAGAAAACAGTCCACATGAATTTGCACTTTATATTATCCATGCATCAGGAG AAAAGAAACAGCTGAGGGGTGGAGACGTTCCCTTACTGCACAGACTCTTACAGGGGCCTTCAGAGAAGATTGCCCAATTTTTTCTCATGGACAGGGACGCAGAGGAGGTTAGCAGTGAT GTTGCTCAATATATCCAGTTTCATCTTCCCTTTTTGGAGTCAATTCTGCATAGACTGAAtgaagaagaagaacaggagaTTCAACAGACAATTGCAAA ATATCTTAAAGAGAAGAGTATGATATGCCAGCACCTTCATAGTCGAACTGTTAAAAAAACAGAGACTACTGTTTGA
- the RASSF6 gene encoding ras association domain-containing protein 6 isoform X3, with translation MASELCPRACREQLSSLLRTYNSYYSDQENLQLSYNQPEGSKPFIEGILSIFWGIRHPIRLKIQDEKQIPSFVTLKSTENVGLFASKRGMTRWGEFDNLHHISGETLKSAEEKSNLEKSYSCYESNTLKSKSEQEHDSATLPRTLSDAAAVRKRTKFPMIARTEVETHRFSINGHFYNYETSVFTPAFGSETKIRINSRMRTREVIEQLLRKFKIENSPHEFALYIIHASGEKKQLRGGDVPLLHRLLQGPSEKIAQFFLMDRDAEEVSSDVAQYIQFHLPFLESILHRLNEEEEQEIQQTIAKYLKEKSMICQHLHSRTVKKTETTV, from the exons agagcagCTCAGTTCTCTGCTGAGGACATATAACTCTTATTATTCTGATCAAGAAAACCTGCAGCTGTCATATAATCAG ccagAAGGCAGCAAACCATTTATTGAAGGAATCTTGTCAATATTTTGGGGAATCCGACACCCTATCCGATTAAAAATTCAGGATGAGAAACAGATACCTTCTTTTGTTACCCTTAAATCAACAGAGAATGTGGGTTTGTTTGCCAGTAAAAG GGGAATGACACGCTGGGGAGAATTTGATAATCTACATCATATTAGTGGGGAGACATTgaaatctgcagaagaaaagtcaAACCTGGAGAAAA GTTATTCATGTTATGAAAGCAACACTCTGAAGTCCAAGAGCGAGCAGGAACATGACTCTGCTACCCTGCCCAGAACCCTAAGCGATGCTGCAGCGGTGAGGAAGAGGACCAAGTTCCCCATGATAGCAAGAACAGAAGTGGAAACTCACAGGTTTTCTATTAATGGCCATTTCTACAACTACGAG ACATCGGTTTTCACTCCAGCTTTTGGATCAGAAACCAAAATAAGAATAAACAGCCGTATGAGAACAAGAGAAGTAATAGAGCAATTGCTTCGAAAGTTTAAG ATAGAAAACAGTCCACATGAATTTGCACTTTATATTATCCATGCATCAGGAG AAAAGAAACAGCTGAGGGGTGGAGACGTTCCCTTACTGCACAGACTCTTACAGGGGCCTTCAGAGAAGATTGCCCAATTTTTTCTCATGGACAGGGACGCAGAGGAGGTTAGCAGTGAT GTTGCTCAATATATCCAGTTTCATCTTCCCTTTTTGGAGTCAATTCTGCATAGACTGAAtgaagaagaagaacaggagaTTCAACAGACAATTGCAAA ATATCTTAAAGAGAAGAGTATGATATGCCAGCACCTTCATAGTCGAACTGTTAAAAAAACAGAGACTACTGTTTGA
- the LOC112988281 gene encoding alpha-fetoprotein-like, giving the protein MIMFAQYVQEGTFGKAVKMAEDVTDLAKRCAAAGKDNQDCLKPLDRIFLDMLCQEGDLPKFTDCCAKKGSERNDCFLSHKNSTRGFISPFERPNAEAACKNYSQHQHSLTGYFIYEVSRRHPFLYAPTILSVAIHYDEMMRNCCRSADDPTHNVDECFRRQVPKVMKPIKEDGLKQEHTCGILKKFGERTVKALKLAQISQKFPKADFVTISKLVIDIANTHKDCCRGDMLDCMHDKEEILTYVCTNQDSISSKIKNCCEKPLLEKSECIINAENDDKPADLSLHIREFIEDKGVCERFAQEKDTHLARFLYEYSRRHPEFSAQMLLRIGKGYEDLLEKCCKTSSPDDCCRRGEEELKKHIHETQSVMKTSCDIYKEKGDYYFQNELLMSFTKKMPQLTSAELIKFTKQMTTIGSKCCQLSQDKLLPCAEENLDLVLGEICRRHLANPINPSVCHCCSSSYALRRPCMGKLEIDENYVPLPLTPGLFTFHEDLCTTEEEKLQHKKQEMLINLIKYKPYITHQQLTSVTAAFTAMREQCCKEENREACFVREGPELIKRSEKMLSA; this is encoded by the exons ATGATCATGTTTGCGCAGTACGTGCAAGAAGGCACTTTTGGCAAAGCAGTTAAAATGGCTGAAGACGTCACAGACCTTGCCAAAAGGTGTGCTGCTGCAGGCAAAGACAACCAGGATTGCCTGAAGCCCTTG GACAGGATTTTCCTTGATATGCTATGCCAGGAGGGAGATCTTCCCAAGTTTACTGACTGCTGTGCTAAAAAAGGCTCTGAAAGAAATGACTGCTTCCTCTCCCATAAAAACTCAACGAGAGGATTCATTTCTCCTTTTGAAAGGCCAAATGCTGAAGCTGCCTGCAAAAATTATTCACAGCATCAACATTCATTAACAGGGTA TTTCATCTATGAGGTTTCCCGAAGGCATCCTTTCCTCTACGCCCCAACAATCCTTTCTGTGGCTATCCATTACGATGAGATGATGAGAAACTGCTGCAGAAGTGCCGACGACCCCACTCATAACGTGGACGAATGCTTTCGGAGACAG GTACCAAAGGTGATGAAGCCGATAAAAGAAGATGGCCTGAAGCAGGAACACACATGTGGTATCTTAAAGAAATTTGGAGAAAGGACTGTAAAGGCTCT gaaACTTGCTCAGATAAGCCAAAAATTCCCTAAGGCTGATTTTGTTACCATTAGCAAGCTTGTAATAGATATTGCTAACACACACAAGGACTGCTGTCGTGGAGACATGCTGGATTGTATGCACGATAAG GAAGAGATTCTAACCTACGTCTGCACCAACCAAGACAGCATatcaagcaaaattaaaaactgctGTGAAAAGCCACTGTTAGAGAAAAGTGAATGTATAATTAATGCAGAAAATGATGACAAACCTGCAGATTTGTCCCTCCACATCAGAGAGTTTATAGAAGACAAAGGAGTATGTGAACGCTTTGCTCAGGAAAAAGATACCCACTTAGCCAG GTTTCTCTATGAATATTCCAGAAGACACCCTGAGTTTTCTGCTCAAATGCTTTTAAGAATTGGTAAAGGATATGAGGACTTACTGGAAAAGTGCTGCAAAACCAGTTCTCCAGACGACTGCTGCAGGAGAGGG gaagaagaactgaagaaacaCATTCATGAAACCCAAAGTGTGATGAAGACAAGTTGTGACATCTACAAGGAGAAAGGAGATTACTATTTCCAAAACGA GCTTCTCATGAGCTTCACCAAGAAGATGCCTCAGCTAACATCTGCAGAGCTGATAAAATTCACCAAGCAAATGACTACAATCGGCTCCAAATGCTGCCAATTAAGCCAAGACAAGTTATTGCCTTGTGCTGAGGAAAAT CTGGATCTTGTGCTTGGAGAAATATGTAGAAGACACCTGGCCAATCCTATAAACCCAAGCGTTTGCCACTGCTGTAGTAGCTCCTACGCTCTTAGGCGGCCGTGCATGGGGAAACTAGAAATTGATGAGAATTATGTGCCCTTACCATTGACTCCTGGTCTGTTCACTTTCCATGAAGACTTGTGTACAACTGAAGAGGAAAAGTTACAGCACAAGAAGCAGGA AATGCTCATCAACCTCATCAAATACAAGCCCTACATCACGCACCAGCAGCTGACGTCCGTCACCGCAGCTTTCACTGCCATGAGAGAGCAATGCTGCAAAGAAGAAAACCGTGAGGCGTGTTTTGTGAGAGAG ggtCCAGAACTtataaaaagaagtgaaaaaatgcTGTCAGCATGA